One candidate division TA06 bacterium DNA segment encodes these proteins:
- a CDS encoding thiazole biosynthesis protein, with protein MPEKRIFAPVSEKDVTRAIVERFSKQFSEYVESDCVIVGGGPAGLMAGKDIATKGKKVLIIERNNYIGGGFWIGGYLMNKITVRDPGQEVLDELGIPYEEATKGLYVTDGPHACSKLIAATCDAGAKFANMTVFEDVVLREKNAVAGVVVNWTPVEALPRQITCVDPVALESKIVLDATGHDACVVKKLEERGLVKTKGFGAMWVERSEDMVVEYTSQIHPGLVVCGMATSTTFGLPRMGPTFGGMLLSGRRAAEIILEKLT; from the coding sequence ATGCCAGAAAAGCGGATATTCGCTCCTGTAAGTGAGAAAGATGTCACAAGAGCGATAGTTGAGCGGTTCTCAAAACAGTTCAGTGAGTACGTGGAATCTGACTGCGTAATAGTCGGCGGCGGTCCCGCAGGCCTGATGGCAGGAAAGGATATTGCCACCAAGGGAAAGAAGGTTCTGATAATTGAAAGAAACAACTACATTGGGGGAGGATTCTGGATAGGCGGCTATCTCATGAATAAGATTACTGTCAGGGATCCTGGTCAGGAGGTTTTGGATGAGCTAGGCATCCCCTACGAAGAAGCCACAAAGGGCCTCTATGTCACAGACGGTCCGCATGCGTGCTCCAAATTGATTGCCGCGACATGCGATGCGGGCGCGAAATTCGCAAACATGACTGTGTTCGAGGACGTTGTCCTGAGAGAGAAGAACGCGGTCGCGGGAGTCGTTGTGAACTGGACACCTGTTGAGGCGCTCCCCAGGCAGATAACGTGCGTTGACCCTGTCGCGCTGGAGAGCAAGATAGTGCTCGATGCAACAGGCCATGACGCGTGTGTGGTAAAGAAGCTTGAGGAAAGAGGGCTGGTGAAGACAAAAGGATTCGGGGCAATGTGGGTCGAAAGGTCTGAAGATATGGTGGTTGAGTATACAAGCCAGATTCATCCTGGACTTGTGGTTTGCGGCATGGCGACATCAACGACCTTTGGCCTCCCGAGAATGGGCCCGACCTTTGGTGGTATGCTCTTGTCCGGGAGAAGGGCAGCCGAAATCATACTTGAGAAACTGACTTGA